A region of the Legionella sp. PATHC035 genome:
ATGAATTTGACATGATTTATACAAATGACTTGGATCATGGTTCATATATATCTGATACATTGAAAATCGATCCAACTTCAAGTCAGTTGGAGGCGCTTGTTGAAATTTATCGCATGATGCGTCCTGGCGAACCACCAACTAAAGAGGCTGCTGAAGCTTTGTTTAAAAACTTATTTTTTGTTGATGAACGTTATGATTTATCCGCCGTTGGTAGGATGAAGTTTAATCGACGCGTCGGAAGAAAAAATGATGATGGCCCAGGTACTTTGACTAAAGAAGATATAATGGCTGTGATCAAGACGTTGATCGACATTAGAAATGGTATTGGTATGGTTGATGATATTGACCACCTTGGTAACCGAAGGGTACGAAGTGTTGGTGAAATGACTGAAAACCAATTCAGAGTTGGTCTTGTACGCGTTGAGCGAGCTGTTAAGGAGCGCTTGAGCTTAGTTGAATCAGAAAATCTTATGCCGCAAGATTTAATTAATGCTAAGCCTGTTTCAGCTGCAATTAAAGAGTTCTTTGGTTCAAGTCAGTTATCACAATTTATGGATCAGGTTAACCCCTTATCTGGTGTTACCCATAAGCGAAGAGTTTCGGCATTAGGCCCAGGTGGTTTAACACGTGAACGTGCAGGCTTTGAGGTGCGTGACGTACATACCACACACTATGGTCGAGTATGTCCTATTGAAACACCCGAAGGTCCGAACATTGGTTTGATTAATTCATTGTCTGTTTATGCCAGAACCAATGATTATGGATTTATTGAAACTCCTTGTCGTAAAGTGGTGAATGGTCGTGTGACTGATGAGATTGAATATCTCTCAGCTATCGAAGAAGTGGACCAGTATATCGCACAATCAAGTGTGGCTCTTGATAAAGATGGAAACATCCTAGCAGATTTAGTTCCATGTAGACATCAAAATGAGTTCTCGTTAACTACACCTGACAATATTAACTACATGGATATTTCTCCAAAGCAAATCGTTTCTGTAGCTGCATCGCTCATTCCATTCTTAGAACATGATGATGCGAACCGTGCTTTGATGGGATCAAACATGCAGCGACAAGCAGTACCTACCTTGCGTTCTGAAAAACCCTTAGTAGGCACAGGAATGGAACGAATAGTTGCGTCAGATTCTGGTGTATCTGTAGTGGCAAAGCGTGGTGGAGTCATTGATCTTGTTGACGCATCGCGTATTGTGGTTCGCGTGAATGATGATGAGACTACAGCTGGTGAAACTGGTGTTGATATTTACAATCTTACCAAATACTTCCGTTCCAACCAGGATACATGTATTAACCAGCGTCCAATCGTTAATACGGGTGATATCATACAAAGAGGAGACATCTTAGCTGATGGCCCTTGTACTGATATGGGTGAGCTTGCATTAGGTCAGAATTTGCTGGTCGCGTTTATGCCTTGGAATGGTTATAACTTCGAGGACTCTATCCTCATATCTGAGCGCATTGTACAAGATGATCGTTTCACCACAATCCACATAGAAGAACTAACATGTATTGCTCGTGATACCAAATTAGGTACTGAAGAAATCACCGCAGACATACCAAATGTTGGCGAGTCAGCACTTTCAAATCTTGATGAGTCTGGAGTGGTATTTATTGGTGCGGAAGTTAAAGCCGGTGATATTTTAGTCGGTAAAGTGACACCTAAAGGTGAAACCCAACTGACTCCAGAAGAGAAATTGCTTCGTGCAATTTTCGGTGAAAAAGCTTCTGATGTGAAGGACTCTTCGCTTCGTGTTCCATCTGGAATGAACGGTACTGTAATTGATGTACAAGTATTTACACGTGATGGTCTAGAGAAAGATGCTCGTGCAAAAAGTATTGAAGAAGAACATCTAGCACGAGTCCGTAAAGACCTCGTTGACGAGCGTCGTATCCGTGAAGAAGATATCTATCATCGTGTAGCCAACATAATTCTTGATAAAGTGGCAACAGGTGGTCCAGGAAATCTCAAACCAGGTTCCAAAATAAACCAGGAATACTTGGATAAAATAGACAGAGATAAATGGTTTGATATTCGTCTTGAAAATGATGTGATTAGCCAACAGTTAGAACAACTTTCAAAACAATTGGAAATGTTGTCTAAAGAAATGGAAAAACGCTTTAACGACAGCCGTAAGAAAATAATCCAGGGAGACGATCTAGCTCCTGGTGTTTTAAAAATTGTTAAAGTATATCTTGCTGTGAAGAGAAGAATCCAACCAGGCGACAAGATGGCTGGTCGACATGGAAACAAGGGGGTTATCTCTATTGTAGTTCCTGTTGAAGATATGCCTCATATGGAAGATGGTACAGCAGTAGATATCGTTTTAAATCCATTGGGCGTACCGTCTCGTATGAACATTGGACAGGTTCTCGAAACACATCTTGGTTTAGCTGCTAAAGGGCTAGGTAATAAAATTGCCCAAATGCTCGATTCAAAACAAAATGCAAACGAAATCAGATCCTTCTTGGCTAAAATATACAACCATGATGGTGTCCAAAGAGTGCATCTAGATTCTTTGAATGACGAGGAGATGCTTCGATTGGCAGATAATCTGCGTGCAGGTGTACCGATGGCAACACCTGTGTTTGATGGTGCTTCCGAAGAAGAGATAAAAAGTATGCTGCAGTTGGCGGACTTATCTTCTGATGGTAAAACCTTTTTGATCGATGGTAGAACAGGAAACAGATTTGATAACCCAGTTACTGTAGGTTACATGTACATGTTGAAACTCAACCATTTAGTTGATGATAAGATGCATGCTCGCTCGACTGGTTCATACAGCCTAGTAACACAACAACCGCTAGGTGGTAAAGCACAGTTTGGGGGGCAACGCTTTGGGGAGATGGAGGTATGGGCTCTCGAGGCGTATGGCGCAGCTTATACATTACAGGAAATGTTGACTGTGAAATCAGATGACGTTGGAGGTAGAACAAAGATCTACAAAAATATTGTCGATGGCGATCATCGTATGGACCCAGGAATGCCTGAATCTTTCAACGTATTATTGAAAGAAATCCGTGCTTTGGGAATAGATATCGAACTCGACCACGATTAATTTTCAGCGTTAAATACTGATTAACAAATTTTTGGAGGCATAGACTTGAGTACTCTAAACGACGATCCAATGAATGAACCAATGAGAAAGGCTCCTGTGATGAGCGATTTGCTTGGGATCCTTAAACAACAAGGACAAAGCGAAGAATTTGATGCAATAAAAATTGCGTTGGCTTCCCCTGAATTAATTCGCTCTTGGTCATATGGTGAAGTAAAAAAACCAGAAACGATAAATTACCGTACATTTAAGCCGGAACGAGATGGTTTATTCTGCGCTAAAACTTTTGGTCCAGTAAAAGATTACGAGTGCTTATGTGGTAAGTACAAACGACTCAAACATCGAGGCGTTATTTGTGAAAAATGTGGTGTCGAGCTTGCATTGGCTAAAGTACGCCGCGAACGCATGGGACATATTGAACTTGCAAGTCCAGTTGCGCACATCTGGTTCTTGAAGTCATTACCTTCCAGAATTGGTTTATTACTGGATATGACCTTAAGAGACATTGAACGTGTTCTCTATTTTGAAGCGTTTGTTGTCGTTGACCCAGGAATGACTGAGCTTGAGCGTGGCCAATTGCTCAATGATGAAGTATACCTTGATGCAATGGAACAATACGGTGATGAATTTGATGCGCGTATGGGTGCAGAAGCAATTCGTGATTTATTACGCCAAGTTGATCTGGAAGAAGAGATCAAGAACTTACGCGAAGAATTACCGACTACAAGTTCAGAAACAAAG
Encoded here:
- the rpoB gene encoding DNA-directed RNA polymerase subunit beta, whose product is MAVAEAKPQYSHAEKKRFRKSFGTQADKMAIPNLLEIQLKSYRDFLQADSKSNEHFNTGLHAAFSSVFPIESFSGNARLEYVGYKLGEPAFDVRECKLRGLTYSAPLRVKIRLVVLDKDASEDPKPIKDIREQDVFMGEIPLMTDVGTFVVNGTERVVVSQLHRSPGVIFEHDKGKTHSSGKLLYSARIIPYRGSWLDFEFDPKDCVYVRIDRRRKLPVSILLRALGYETEDILNEFFEMTSCHLKNGEYHIDLIPQRLRGEIASFDIHVPGTGELIVEQGRRITARHIKQMEKAQMKDLIVPRDYLIGKTLAKNIIDTSTGEFIAQANDEVTDELLDVMASNGIHEFDMIYTNDLDHGSYISDTLKIDPTSSQLEALVEIYRMMRPGEPPTKEAAEALFKNLFFVDERYDLSAVGRMKFNRRVGRKNDDGPGTLTKEDIMAVIKTLIDIRNGIGMVDDIDHLGNRRVRSVGEMTENQFRVGLVRVERAVKERLSLVESENLMPQDLINAKPVSAAIKEFFGSSQLSQFMDQVNPLSGVTHKRRVSALGPGGLTRERAGFEVRDVHTTHYGRVCPIETPEGPNIGLINSLSVYARTNDYGFIETPCRKVVNGRVTDEIEYLSAIEEVDQYIAQSSVALDKDGNILADLVPCRHQNEFSLTTPDNINYMDISPKQIVSVAASLIPFLEHDDANRALMGSNMQRQAVPTLRSEKPLVGTGMERIVASDSGVSVVAKRGGVIDLVDASRIVVRVNDDETTAGETGVDIYNLTKYFRSNQDTCINQRPIVNTGDIIQRGDILADGPCTDMGELALGQNLLVAFMPWNGYNFEDSILISERIVQDDRFTTIHIEELTCIARDTKLGTEEITADIPNVGESALSNLDESGVVFIGAEVKAGDILVGKVTPKGETQLTPEEKLLRAIFGEKASDVKDSSLRVPSGMNGTVIDVQVFTRDGLEKDARAKSIEEEHLARVRKDLVDERRIREEDIYHRVANIILDKVATGGPGNLKPGSKINQEYLDKIDRDKWFDIRLENDVISQQLEQLSKQLEMLSKEMEKRFNDSRKKIIQGDDLAPGVLKIVKVYLAVKRRIQPGDKMAGRHGNKGVISIVVPVEDMPHMEDGTAVDIVLNPLGVPSRMNIGQVLETHLGLAAKGLGNKIAQMLDSKQNANEIRSFLAKIYNHDGVQRVHLDSLNDEEMLRLADNLRAGVPMATPVFDGASEEEIKSMLQLADLSSDGKTFLIDGRTGNRFDNPVTVGYMYMLKLNHLVDDKMHARSTGSYSLVTQQPLGGKAQFGGQRFGEMEVWALEAYGAAYTLQEMLTVKSDDVGGRTKIYKNIVDGDHRMDPGMPESFNVLLKEIRALGIDIELDHD